The stretch of DNA CAGGCCTGACACTCAGGGTCAGGGGCTGGGGCGGATGTTGATGGAGAAGGTGATCAACTACTGCCGGCAGCAGCAGATCGACGAGATCATGGGCTATACCATGCCGGAGAACCGCGGCATGATTGAGCTCTCGCGCAAGCTCGGCTTCAAGGTGAAGTTTATGCTGGAGGACGGCATGGTGGAGATGCGCATGCCGTTGAAGGAGACCAGCGCAGACTGACCTCGTTCAACGCGGGGGCATCTTCGCCCCCTTGCGTCGCTATACCCGCGCCAGGGCGCACTTTCTATCTGCTATACCCGCGCCAGGGCGCGGATATGGGCAACGGCACTGCGACCCAGCGCCGAGGGGGAGTACCCGCCCTCCAGTACCGATACGATACCGTGACACCCCTCTACCCGGTCCACGATATGGGTCAGCTGCTCGGTGAGCCACTGGTAATCCCGCTCGACAAAACGCAGGTGTCCCATCTCATCCTCGCGGTGGGCGTCAAAGCCGGCGGAGACCATGATCAGTTGCGGTTTGAAGCGCTCAATGGCCGGCAGCCAGGCGCAATCCACCGCCAGCCGTAGCTCGGCACCATCAGTGCCACTGCCAAGGGGCAGCTTGAGGATATGGTCCCGGTCACTGTGGGGATCGGTGTGGGGGTAAAAAGGATGCTGGAAGAGGGAGCAGAAAAGTACCCGCGGTTCATCGTGAAAGATATCTTCGGTCCCGTTTCCGTGGTGCACATCGAAGTCGATGATCGCGACCCGCTCCAGCCCGTGGGCTTCAATCGCGTGGGCGGCACCCACCGCCACGTTATTGTAGAAGGAGAAGCCCATCGCCTTGTTGCGCTCGGCGTGGTGACCCGGGGGGCGAACGTTGCAGAACACCGCATCCATACGCCCACCGACCACCAGGTCCACCCCGTGAACGGCCGCCCCTGCGGCCCGTCTCGCAGCCTGCAGGGTATAGGGGTTCATGGCCGTATCATCATCCACTTCAACCAGTGCCTGCCCCTCGTCCGGCGCCATCTCCTCAAGCGAGTCAAGATAGGCTTTATCATGGACACGCAACAGCTGCTCCCGCTCCACCACCGGCGCATCTTCGTACATCAGGT from Aestuariirhabdus litorea encodes:
- a CDS encoding histone deacetylase family protein, producing the protein MPTAIISHVECRQHSMHDHHPEDPRRTDAISDQLIASGLDLYLMYEDAPVVEREQLLRVHDKAYLDSLEEMAPDEGQALVEVDDDTAMNPYTLQAARRAAGAAVHGVDLVVGGRMDAVFCNVRPPGHHAERNKAMGFSFYNNVAVGAAHAIEAHGLERVAIIDFDVHHGNGTEDIFHDEPRVLFCSLFQHPFYPHTDPHSDRDHILKLPLGSGTDGAELRLAVDCAWLPAIERFKPQLIMVSAGFDAHREDEMGHLRFVERDYQWLTEQLTHIVDRVEGCHGIVSVLEGGYSPSALGRSAVAHIRALARV